From the genome of Gilliamella sp. wkB7, one region includes:
- a CDS encoding ABC transporter substrate-binding protein, with protein sequence MKFLTKSLITIAFLGTLLSTNSAFADRLDDIEKRGEIKIAVFDSNPPFGFIDETTNKIVGLDIDYANAIAKELNVKVELVPTNPANRIPLLTSKKADLIVANFTVTDERAKTVDFSLPYFATGQKFIAKKGVLKTADDLKNLRIGADKGTVMEITLREKYPTAKVISYDDTPFAFAALRNGVVQAITQDDAKLIGLLANIPEEQRENFEISPFSITQEYQAVGIPKGETRLIDKVNQILLKLETNGEALTIYNRWFGPNTKSAMPRGVFKIGSAQ encoded by the coding sequence ATGAAATTTCTTACTAAATCGCTAATAACGATTGCTTTTCTCGGCACATTATTAAGCACCAATTCTGCTTTTGCCGATCGTTTAGATGATATCGAAAAACGGGGTGAAATTAAAATAGCTGTATTTGATAGCAACCCGCCTTTTGGTTTTATTGACGAAACAACCAATAAAATTGTAGGTCTTGATATAGATTATGCTAATGCAATTGCCAAAGAATTAAATGTCAAAGTTGAATTAGTACCAACTAATCCAGCGAATCGTATTCCATTATTAACCTCAAAAAAAGCGGATTTAATTGTGGCAAACTTTACAGTTACCGATGAAAGAGCAAAAACAGTCGATTTCAGTTTGCCGTATTTTGCTACCGGTCAAAAATTTATTGCTAAAAAGGGCGTACTTAAAACAGCCGATGATCTGAAAAATTTGCGGATCGGCGCTGATAAAGGCACCGTGATGGAAATTACTCTTCGTGAAAAGTATCCAACTGCAAAAGTGATCTCTTATGATGATACACCATTTGCGTTTGCAGCATTACGTAATGGTGTGGTGCAAGCGATTACTCAAGATGATGCTAAATTAATTGGCTTACTCGCCAATATACCAGAAGAACAGCGTGAAAACTTCGAAATTTCACCCTTTAGTATCACACAAGAATATCAAGCGGTTGGTATCCCTAAAGGAGAAACTCGCTTAATAGACAAAGTGAACCAAATATTATTAAAACTCGAAACCAATGGTGAGGCATTAACTATTTATAATCGTTGGTTCGGTCCTAACACTAAATCAGCAATGCCGCGCGGTGTATTTAAAATAGGGTCGGCTCAATAA
- a CDS encoding alpha-2-macroglobulin family protein: MRLIKHLAMLGLFLTLCAQAKNNELTTNIPANQKNSTTQNSSVNSQLHNVFNPTPELIEKYKDKKFEILDCSEMIIDGSSTLVVTFSVPLLPKLNFSNLLKLVDKETGVVDGDWELSDNGLELRHRYLAPNRKLDLTIDKMLTAINNKSLQSVYEKELTTRDRQPLVNFASTGLLLPSKSMSGLPVTTLNVNKVDINFFKIKPEKISDFFDKFGFINMLYAWRSEELNSYADLVYSSRFDLNPKPNAQETVLVNLSKISELKQEGVYVAVMNEAGTYNESNPATLFSISNIGISVHNYKNHRFSVMAHGLDDGKPLANIEISCRYVRIKDDDCSVLEKTDKDGYAEFSMNTHDDNWILLANDGKQTSFIYVDRNALNLTEFDLSGTPYSHAQLFVFGPRDLYRPDETVYFNALLRDADGQPLPDQPIIADAISTDGRVVKNFQLKSSANTNGLYQANFVIPSDAATGKWSIRFNLGDDIYRYWYFNVEEFLPERMAMEITSSSDGPILNDEDVNFDIKGWYLYGAPASDNRLNANVYLKKVDSITGLADFKIGSVTDGNLYSELGSFEETLDNDGLTQLHIKRSNWANLHSPVKVVLQASLLDSGGRPVTRYATQTIWPANQLPAIRALIGDSPYYDWNTDNYYERPTVDIGTNAEFEIAYVDLDGNKLATNSLKTRLIRERREYYWTWSSEDGWQLNHNSSEIVISEDQLSIEKDSTTKISYLTSDYGSYRVEVIDEASKVVTSFRFWSGYDWEDNTRGTKSVRPDQVKLSIDKPFYNVGDVAKVNVQAPVAGSGYISLETNDGIIWKKAITVGEKGLDVDIPIKDWGRHDIYINAMIIRPSTNAAVQTVKRAIGLLYLPTDTTNRHLNISINAPKQVKPESTVPIKIKMDEKFIQKDKQVTVLVSAVDSGVLNITDYVTPDPYAGFLGRKRYDVDIFDVYGKLIEASGRNVNMSFGGDAMGAGGKKPSNEVLIVAQQLKTIQLNDQGEGVIDLPLPNFNGELRIMAQAWDDNRFGKAEKTMKVAAPVIAELTTPRFLSGGDQAVLALDLHNLTDTTQNMQVEVSTTGLIHQNDVKSIPVRLDSKQKNIIQIPVVADYGYGKGTINIDVKGIVIDDNSDFDIHRSWAIGVRPAYAATTRYFDVVLDEKKSWKLPDEALMGLIENTIEGQLVISNHPPLNIAQYIKSLFAYPYGCLEQTTSGLFPSLYANSEQLAQLGIKTDSDDKRREKIQKGISRILSMQRSNGSFGLWSNHSEEEHWLTVYATDFLLQAKERGYQVNDKALDVAMSRLGQYIYDTSAFNNLYYYRDENALEFEKLSIKAYALMILSKQNKITSAMRNEINYLSDKISKDKSFIYSPLPLAQLALSAKLNGLTSVYDKLLPLIFTTPYNYSTWRGNYGTEVRDQTLILSLLIENDMDTKNQANYLVNLSELLKNKRYYSTQELNSLFIAGWSLEQHKKDDKFKLAINDSIVEVNSVYSHSYNYEALSQGLSINNSEHDRPLYAKFSLSGYGKTPPAPTSKDSFFNITRTYYDLHGNEINPSQLEVGSMMVVILDVTSKEPVHDALIVDYLPAGLELENQNLSNSSVNLSSIPGVSDLLKDDDVSQLKYQEFRDDRYVAAVNIQNYKERQKYHKRVAYLVRAVTTGNYMIPYPYVESMYSPDRFAIGQSPDLMTISVPNKESN, translated from the coding sequence ATGAGATTAATAAAACACTTAGCTATGTTGGGTTTGTTTTTAACACTATGTGCACAAGCAAAAAACAACGAGCTAACGACAAATATACCCGCTAATCAAAAAAATAGCACAACTCAAAACTCGAGTGTTAATTCGCAATTGCATAATGTATTTAATCCAACACCAGAATTAATCGAAAAATATAAAGATAAAAAATTTGAAATTCTTGATTGTTCTGAGATGATTATTGATGGATCAAGTACTTTAGTCGTGACTTTTTCTGTTCCACTTCTTCCTAAATTAAATTTTTCAAATTTACTGAAATTAGTTGACAAGGAAACGGGTGTTGTCGATGGTGACTGGGAGTTGTCTGATAATGGTTTGGAATTAAGACATCGTTATCTTGCACCAAATCGTAAATTAGATTTAACCATTGATAAAATGTTAACGGCGATTAATAACAAGAGTTTACAATCAGTTTATGAAAAAGAATTAACCACTAGGGATCGTCAGCCATTAGTAAATTTTGCAAGTACTGGATTATTATTACCGAGTAAGTCCATGAGTGGATTACCTGTGACGACATTGAACGTTAATAAGGTCGACATAAACTTTTTTAAAATTAAGCCAGAAAAAATAAGTGATTTCTTTGATAAATTTGGCTTTATTAATATGCTATATGCTTGGCGCTCAGAAGAACTCAATAGTTATGCTGATTTAGTTTACTCGTCACGTTTTGATCTCAATCCTAAACCTAATGCCCAAGAAACTGTTTTAGTCAATCTTTCTAAAATTAGTGAACTTAAACAAGAAGGTGTTTATGTTGCGGTGATGAATGAAGCTGGAACTTACAATGAATCAAATCCAGCAACCCTATTTTCAATAAGTAATATTGGTATTTCAGTTCATAACTACAAAAACCATAGATTTTCGGTTATGGCTCATGGTTTAGATGATGGTAAGCCTCTTGCAAATATCGAAATATCTTGTCGTTATGTAAGAATAAAAGACGACGATTGTAGTGTTTTGGAAAAAACAGATAAAGATGGTTATGCTGAATTTTCTATGAATACCCATGATGATAACTGGATATTGCTTGCCAATGATGGAAAACAAACTTCATTTATATATGTAGATCGCAATGCCCTTAATTTGACTGAATTCGATTTATCCGGTACTCCTTATTCTCATGCACAATTATTTGTTTTTGGTCCACGAGATCTTTATCGTCCAGATGAAACCGTCTATTTTAATGCATTATTGCGTGATGCGGATGGGCAACCATTGCCTGATCAACCAATTATTGCCGATGCGATTTCAACTGATGGGCGTGTAGTTAAAAATTTTCAATTAAAAAGCAGTGCTAATACCAATGGTTTATATCAGGCAAATTTTGTCATTCCATCTGATGCGGCAACAGGTAAATGGTCAATTCGTTTTAATTTAGGTGATGATATCTATCGTTATTGGTATTTCAACGTGGAAGAATTTTTGCCAGAACGTATGGCGATGGAAATAACCAGTTCGTCAGACGGTCCAATATTAAACGATGAAGATGTTAACTTTGATATCAAAGGTTGGTATTTGTATGGTGCACCAGCATCAGATAATCGCCTAAACGCTAATGTTTATTTAAAGAAAGTTGACTCCATTACCGGATTAGCCGATTTCAAAATTGGTTCAGTGACAGATGGTAATCTTTATAGTGAACTTGGTTCTTTTGAAGAAACATTAGATAACGATGGTCTAACCCAGCTTCATATTAAAAGGAGTAATTGGGCAAATTTACATTCTCCAGTGAAAGTAGTTTTACAAGCGAGTTTACTCGATTCAGGCGGTAGACCGGTTACACGTTATGCAACTCAAACCATTTGGCCTGCTAATCAATTACCAGCTATCCGAGCATTGATTGGTGATTCACCTTATTATGATTGGAATACTGATAATTATTATGAGCGTCCTACCGTTGATATAGGGACTAATGCGGAATTTGAAATTGCTTATGTTGATCTAGACGGTAACAAACTGGCCACAAACTCGTTAAAAACAAGATTGATTCGTGAACGTCGTGAATATTATTGGACTTGGTCAAGTGAAGATGGCTGGCAACTTAATCATAATTCCAGTGAGATTGTTATTTCGGAAGATCAGCTATCAATTGAAAAGGATAGTACGACTAAAATAAGCTATTTAACCAGTGATTATGGATCTTATCGTGTTGAAGTGATCGATGAAGCGTCTAAAGTAGTGACAAGCTTTCGCTTTTGGTCAGGTTATGATTGGGAGGATAATACACGTGGTACGAAATCAGTACGTCCCGATCAAGTTAAGTTAAGTATTGATAAACCATTTTATAATGTCGGTGATGTGGCTAAAGTCAACGTTCAAGCTCCAGTAGCAGGCTCTGGTTATATCTCTCTTGAAACGAATGATGGTATCATTTGGAAAAAAGCAATTACTGTTGGTGAAAAAGGTTTAGATGTCGATATACCAATTAAAGATTGGGGAAGACATGATATTTATATTAATGCCATGATAATCCGTCCATCAACTAATGCTGCCGTACAAACAGTAAAACGAGCAATTGGTTTGCTTTATTTACCTACTGATACAACAAATCGCCATTTAAATATTTCAATAAATGCACCAAAACAAGTGAAACCAGAAAGTACTGTTCCAATTAAAATCAAAATGGATGAAAAATTTATCCAAAAAGATAAACAAGTCACAGTGTTAGTTTCAGCTGTTGATTCTGGTGTATTAAATATTACTGATTATGTTACGCCAGATCCTTATGCTGGATTTTTAGGGCGTAAACGTTATGATGTCGATATTTTTGATGTTTATGGTAAGTTAATTGAGGCTTCAGGGCGTAATGTTAACATGAGTTTTGGTGGTGATGCGATGGGCGCTGGCGGAAAAAAACCGTCTAATGAAGTTCTTATTGTTGCTCAACAATTGAAAACCATTCAGTTAAATGACCAAGGTGAGGGTGTTATTGATTTACCATTACCTAATTTTAATGGTGAATTGCGCATCATGGCGCAAGCATGGGATGACAATCGTTTTGGTAAAGCAGAAAAAACGATGAAAGTTGCCGCTCCTGTTATTGCCGAATTAACAACTCCACGCTTTTTATCTGGGGGAGATCAAGCAGTATTAGCATTAGATCTTCATAATTTGACTGATACGACTCAAAATATGCAAGTTGAAGTATCAACAACGGGGTTGATTCATCAAAATGATGTAAAATCTATTCCTGTCAGACTTGATAGCAAACAAAAAAATATTATTCAAATTCCTGTTGTCGCAGATTATGGTTATGGTAAAGGTACTATAAATATAGATGTGAAAGGGATTGTTATTGATGATAATTCAGATTTTGATATTCATCGTTCATGGGCTATCGGCGTAAGACCAGCCTATGCTGCAACTACAAGATATTTTGATGTAGTGTTAGATGAAAAGAAAAGTTGGAAATTACCTGACGAAGCGTTAATGGGACTGATTGAAAATACCATTGAAGGGCAATTGGTTATCTCTAATCATCCACCATTGAATATTGCTCAATATATCAAAAGTTTATTTGCCTATCCTTATGGCTGTTTAGAACAGACAACCAGTGGATTATTCCCATCTTTATATGCTAACAGTGAACAGCTTGCACAGTTAGGTATTAAAACTGATTCTGATGATAAACGCCGAGAAAAAATTCAAAAAGGCATTTCACGGATTTTATCAATGCAACGTAGTAATGGTAGTTTTGGTTTATGGAGTAATCATAGCGAAGAAGAACATTGGCTTACTGTTTATGCTACTGACTTTTTATTGCAAGCTAAAGAGCGAGGTTATCAGGTAAATGATAAAGCTCTTGATGTAGCAATGTCGCGTCTTGGTCAATATATTTATGATACTTCTGCATTTAATAATCTTTATTATTATAGGGATGAAAATGCACTTGAGTTTGAAAAACTCTCTATTAAAGCTTATGCGTTGATGATACTATCTAAACAAAATAAGATTACCTCAGCGATGCGTAATGAGATTAATTATTTATCAGATAAGATCAGCAAGGATAAATCATTTATCTATAGTCCGTTACCTTTGGCTCAATTAGCCTTAAGCGCGAAGTTAAATGGTTTGACATCTGTTTATGATAAATTATTACCATTAATCTTCACTACTCCGTATAACTACAGTACATGGCGGGGTAATTATGGTACTGAGGTTCGTGATCAAACATTAATTTTATCGTTATTAATTGAAAACGACATGGACACAAAAAATCAAGCCAATTATTTAGTTAATTTATCAGAATTATTAAAAAATAAACGTTATTACTCAACTCAGGAGTTAAATTCATTATTTATTGCTGGTTGGTCATTAGAGCAACATAAAAAAGATGATAAATTTAAACTGGCAATAAATGATAGTATTGTTGAGGTTAATTCAGTCTATTCTCATTCCTATAATTATGAAGCCTTAAGCCAAGGGTTATCTATCAATAATTCAGAACATGATAGACCACTTTATGCTAAATTCTCGCTTTCTGGGTATGGAAAAACGCCACCGGCACCAACATCGAAAGATAGTTTCTTCAATATTACTCGAACCTATTACGATTTACATGGCAACGAAATCAATCCATCCCAATTAGAAGTGGGTTCCATGATGGTTGTGATTTTAGATGTAACATCAAAAGAACCTGTTCATGATGCATTGATTGTTGATTACTTACCAGCTGGGTTAGAACTTGAAAATCAGAATCTTTCAAATAGCAGCGTGAATTTATCATCAATTCCTGGTGTATCTGATTTATTGAAAGATGATGATGTAAGTCAACTTAAATATCAGGAATTTAGAGATGATAGATATGTTGCTGCTGTTAATATCCAAAATTATAAGGAACGCCAAAAATATCATAAACGTGTTGCTTATTTAGTTAGAGCGGTAACAACAGGTAATTACATGATTCCTTATCCTTATGTTGAATCTATGTACAGCCCTGATCGTTTTGCAATCGGACAATCACCAGATTTGATGACGATATCTGTTCCTAATAAAGAAAGTAATTAA
- the ndk gene encoding nucleoside-diphosphate kinase has translation MAIEQTLSIIKPDAVKKQIIGEIQTRIHQAKLDIIAIKMVKLTKEQAEGFYAEHQDKPFFANLVNFMMSGPIVVQVLQGDNAVERYRQLMGPTDLSKAAAGTLRADFANSMRENAVHGSDSLASAEREIAYFFVDSEIFR, from the coding sequence ATGGCTATTGAACAAACTCTCAGCATTATTAAACCTGATGCGGTAAAAAAACAGATTATTGGCGAAATTCAAACAAGAATTCACCAAGCTAAACTCGATATTATTGCGATAAAAATGGTGAAGTTAACAAAAGAACAAGCTGAAGGTTTTTATGCTGAGCATCAAGACAAGCCTTTTTTTGCTAATTTGGTAAATTTTATGATGTCTGGACCAATTGTTGTTCAAGTTTTACAAGGTGACAATGCCGTTGAGCGCTACCGACAACTTATGGGACCCACTGATCTATCTAAAGCCGCTGCTGGGACTTTAAGAGCCGATTTTGCGAACAGTATGAGAGAAAACGCCGTGCATGGTTCCGATTCTTTAGCATCAGCAGAACGCGAAATTGCTTATTTTTTTGTTGATAGTGAGATATTTCGTTAG
- the pbpC gene encoding penicillin-binding protein 1C has translation MKKFFYKSFLFLLLLSVLLVGSFFVLDYFFPLSISQNKTTQTVVAQDETPLWRFADEKGIWRYSVSLDEVPDYYLDVLLNYEDRYFYNHIGINPMSLFRAAWQNLSNNKIISGGSTISMQVARLLSPHDRTVIGKLKQIFRTFQLELHYSKEEILTLYINHAPYGGTIEGIGAASWSYFGKQPKALTRSEAVLLAVLPQAPSRLRPDRFPEKAKQARDKVLDRLAQYDVWPKELIEQVRRDEVWVYPRKAPQLAPLLAYRLKQQYPNDNIIHSTIDVSIQYILEDLAINRKKQLPPKTSLAILVVDHDDMTVKGYVGSADFNDKERFGQVDMIRALRSPGSTLKPFIYAFAIDEGMIHSESLLQDIPRITTDYRPTNFDEGFHGPVSASDALSKSLNLPAVQLIELYGPKRFAGKLAGIGLPLSSIANDPNISYILGGASLRMDNLVSAYSAFARHGDVSPLRYIQSDPLINKPFISDGSAWITRQMLINSNLLAYKTGTSYGYRDAWAVGMNPRYLIGIWVGRPDGTPVVGQYGSMSATPILQQVNSILLNRESRLNHPLLTYEKPESVSSAQICWPSGQPLPESDANCHRQKTAWVLNNMLPPTLSTYSELKNNIYRSGWINIWVNDRGERVAADCIGAQKKQIALWPISLENWLLTKERRQSLLPPIDKNCPVMGKDIFASLNIVGLRDKQLVRPLPGNNQVTIDLIPEGGFGEKWWFLDGTLVANSKDNEKVALTVTKNGKHRLLVLDESGQIVRINFMSD, from the coding sequence ATGAAAAAGTTCTTTTATAAATCATTTCTTTTTTTATTATTATTATCAGTTTTGTTAGTCGGCAGTTTTTTTGTCTTGGATTATTTTTTTCCATTATCTATTTCGCAAAATAAAACAACACAAACCGTTGTTGCTCAAGATGAAACACCTTTATGGCGATTTGCTGATGAAAAGGGTATTTGGCGTTATTCGGTAAGCCTTGATGAAGTTCCTGATTATTATCTTGATGTGTTATTAAATTATGAGGATCGTTATTTTTATAATCATATTGGTATTAACCCGATGTCGTTATTTCGAGCTGCTTGGCAAAACTTATCCAATAATAAAATTATTTCAGGAGGTAGCACCATTTCAATGCAGGTGGCTCGGTTACTCTCTCCTCATGATCGAACAGTTATCGGTAAATTAAAACAAATCTTTCGGACTTTTCAACTTGAACTACATTATAGTAAAGAAGAGATTTTAACTTTATATATTAATCATGCGCCTTATGGAGGCACAATTGAGGGTATTGGAGCCGCTAGCTGGTCTTATTTTGGTAAACAACCTAAAGCATTAACTCGAAGTGAAGCGGTATTATTGGCGGTATTGCCTCAAGCACCAAGTCGATTAAGACCAGATCGATTTCCTGAAAAAGCTAAGCAAGCTCGTGACAAAGTATTAGATAGACTTGCTCAATATGATGTTTGGCCAAAAGAGTTGATTGAACAAGTTCGACGTGATGAAGTTTGGGTTTATCCACGAAAAGCACCACAGTTAGCACCATTATTGGCTTATCGTTTAAAACAGCAATATCCTAATGATAATATTATTCATTCCACTATTGATGTTTCTATTCAATATATTTTAGAAGATCTTGCTATTAATCGAAAAAAACAGCTCCCGCCTAAAACATCATTGGCAATTTTAGTGGTAGATCATGACGATATGACGGTTAAAGGATATGTTGGTTCTGCTGACTTTAACGATAAAGAGCGTTTTGGTCAAGTCGATATGATTAGAGCGTTACGCTCTCCTGGTTCTACACTCAAGCCTTTCATTTATGCCTTTGCTATTGATGAAGGTATGATTCATTCTGAATCGTTACTACAAGATATTCCGCGTATTACTACTGATTATCGACCAACAAATTTTGATGAGGGTTTTCATGGACCAGTTAGTGCCTCTGATGCATTGAGTAAATCATTAAATTTACCGGCAGTTCAATTAATTGAATTATATGGTCCAAAAAGGTTTGCAGGAAAACTCGCGGGTATTGGTTTACCTTTATCCTCTATCGCAAATGATCCGAATATTTCCTATATATTAGGTGGAGCTTCACTTAGAATGGATAACCTTGTTAGTGCATACAGTGCATTTGCAAGGCACGGGGATGTGAGCCCTTTACGATATATTCAATCTGATCCTTTAATTAATAAACCCTTTATCTCTGATGGTAGTGCATGGATAACACGGCAAATGTTAATTAATAGCAATTTATTAGCTTATAAAACAGGAACCAGTTATGGTTATCGCGATGCTTGGGCAGTTGGTATGAATCCTCGATATTTAATAGGCATTTGGGTTGGGCGCCCTGACGGTACGCCTGTTGTTGGGCAGTATGGTTCAATGTCTGCAACTCCAATTTTGCAACAAGTAAATTCGATATTATTAAATAGAGAAAGTCGTTTAAATCATCCTCTCCTCACTTATGAGAAACCTGAATCAGTCTCAAGCGCCCAAATTTGTTGGCCATCAGGGCAGCCACTTCCTGAATCTGATGCTAATTGTCATCGTCAAAAAACAGCATGGGTATTAAATAATATGTTGCCACCAACATTAAGCACCTATAGTGAATTAAAAAATAATATTTACCGTTCAGGTTGGATAAATATTTGGGTAAATGATCGTGGTGAGCGTGTAGCAGCTGATTGTATAGGAGCACAAAAAAAACAGATAGCTTTGTGGCCAATTTCATTAGAAAATTGGTTATTAACTAAAGAAAGACGACAATCTTTACTGCCCCCAATTGATAAAAATTGTCCTGTAATGGGTAAAGATATCTTTGCCTCACTTAATATTGTTGGTTTACGGGATAAACAACTCGTTAGACCATTACCAGGCAATAATCAAGTCACGATTGATTTAATTCCTGAAGGTGGATTTGGTGAAAAATGGTGGTTTTTAGATGGTACTTTAGTGGCTAATTCGAAGGATAATGAAAAAGTCGCTTTAACTGTGACTAAAAATGGAAAACATCGTTTACTGGTATTAGATGAAAGTGGACAAATTGTCCGAATAAATTTTATGTCAGATTAG
- a CDS encoding DUF2157 domain-containing protein → MKITYKQLTSAVEQKLLTHQQAEQLWLFFKEQNKHLPSFQFTHILYYLGGLIAIGAMSLFMTLGWEHLGGIGLLCISAIYAISALCAAQFLLKRYHLIIPANILITLVIVLTPLGVYGLENAIGVWDNHYNYKDYHRYIDFRWLFMELATVLVAVCLILRYRSSFLFMPLAFTLWYMSMDLTPYLVHLLDYAKNDINYSDYFNVRQQVSLWFGLLVVGVAFLIDIKNKSNKDLSFWLYLFGVLTFWGALSSMNSDSELNKFLYCCVNLLMILIGVIIVRRVFVIFGGLGITGYLSYLSYDVFEDSLLFPFALTIIGLSIIVAGIFWQRHEKAINIYLLQSVPPGLRKYLEFKHH, encoded by the coding sequence ATGAAAATTACCTATAAACAATTAACGAGTGCAGTGGAACAAAAATTATTGACTCATCAGCAGGCAGAACAATTATGGTTGTTTTTCAAAGAACAGAATAAACATCTGCCTAGCTTTCAATTTACGCATATATTGTATTATCTTGGAGGTTTGATTGCGATAGGTGCGATGTCACTATTTATGACTTTAGGTTGGGAGCATTTAGGCGGTATTGGTTTATTGTGTATTAGTGCGATTTATGCCATCTCTGCACTTTGCGCTGCACAATTTTTATTAAAACGTTATCATCTGATCATTCCAGCGAATATATTAATAACGTTAGTAATTGTATTAACGCCTTTAGGGGTTTATGGACTTGAAAATGCTATAGGCGTTTGGGATAACCATTATAATTACAAAGATTATCATCGATATATTGACTTTCGTTGGTTATTTATGGAGTTAGCGACCGTATTGGTTGCTGTTTGTCTAATTCTTCGATATCGATCTTCTTTTTTATTTATGCCACTAGCATTTACACTGTGGTATATGAGTATGGATCTTACACCTTATTTAGTTCATTTATTGGATTATGCAAAAAACGATATTAATTATTCGGATTATTTTAATGTGCGTCAACAAGTATCGCTATGGTTTGGATTATTGGTTGTTGGGGTGGCCTTTCTTATTGATATAAAGAATAAAAGTAATAAAGATTTGTCATTTTGGCTCTATTTATTTGGCGTTCTCACTTTTTGGGGAGCATTAAGTTCAATGAATTCAGACAGTGAGTTAAATAAATTTCTCTACTGCTGTGTTAATTTACTCATGATACTAATAGGGGTAATAATCGTTAGAAGAGTTTTTGTTATTTTTGGCGGTTTAGGAATAACGGGATATTTAAGTTATCTGTCATATGACGTATTTGAAGATAGCCTACTGTTTCCTTTTGCCTTAACAATAATAGGTTTATCTATTATTGTGGCTGGTATTTTTTGGCAACGTCACGAAAAAGCAATAAACATTTACTTATTGCAATCTGTGCCGCCAGGATTAAGAAAATATCTTGAATTTAAACATCATTAA
- a CDS encoding 7-cyano-7-deazaguanine/7-aminomethyl-7-deazaguanine transporter, with the protein MYLNVHSQLIEKQFTRQQKHNALGWLAFFHIIVIASSNYLVQIPFDIFGFHTTWGAFTFPFIFLTTDLTIRIFGASLARKIIFVVMIPALLFSYLISVLFFETHWVGWSALTQFNSFVFRIALASFAAYLVGQLMDITVFNYLRKNQFWWVAPSASAIFGNGIDTIVFFAIAFYKSSDEFMANHWGEISLMDYSFKILICGLFFLPLYGIILNFILKKLTAKKQ; encoded by the coding sequence ATGTATTTGAACGTTCATTCACAATTGATTGAAAAACAATTTACTCGACAGCAAAAGCATAACGCACTAGGCTGGTTAGCTTTTTTTCATATTATTGTTATTGCTTCCAGTAACTATTTGGTGCAAATTCCATTTGATATTTTTGGATTTCATACTACTTGGGGAGCCTTTACATTTCCATTTATTTTTTTAACCACTGATTTAACTATCCGTATTTTTGGTGCCAGTTTGGCAAGAAAAATTATCTTTGTGGTTATGATTCCCGCTTTACTGTTTTCATATCTGATTTCGGTTCTATTTTTCGAAACCCATTGGGTAGGTTGGTCAGCATTGACCCAATTTAATAGCTTTGTTTTTCGCATAGCATTAGCCAGTTTTGCAGCTTATTTAGTTGGGCAATTAATGGATATTACTGTTTTTAACTATTTAAGAAAAAATCAATTTTGGTGGGTAGCACCCTCAGCTTCAGCAATCTTTGGTAATGGTATTGATACTATTGTCTTTTTTGCTATTGCCTTTTACAAAAGTAGTGATGAATTTATGGCTAATCATTGGGGTGAAATTTCGTTAATGGATTATAGTTTTAAAATTTTAATTTGTGGTTTATTCTTTTTACCATTATATGGAATTATTTTGAATTTTATCTTAAAAAAATTAACTGCAAAAAAACAATAA